Below is a window of Dietzia timorensis DNA.
CGTGGGCGAGCGGACGGACCGGATATCCGATCGTCGACGCCGGGATGCGGCAGCTCCATGCGCAGGGGTGGATGCACAACAGGCTTCGCATGGTGACCGCGTCGTTCCTCACCAAGGACCTGCATATCGACTGGCGGCGCGGCGCGAAGCACTTCATGGATGTGCTGATCGACGGAGACATCGCCTCCAACCAGCACGGCTGGCAGTGGACTGCGGGCACCGGAACCGACGCGTCGCCATTTTTCCGGATCTTCAATCCCATCACCCAGGGCAAGCGCTTCGACCCGGAGGGCGATTACGTCCGCCGCTGGATTCCCGAGCTGCGAGATATCGCTGGGCCTGCGGTGCATGGCCCGTTCCCCGACGGCGTGGGCGACTACCCGCCGCCGCTCGTCGACCACCAGGAGCAGCGGCAGATCGCCCTGGCGCATTACGCCGAACACATCAAGGGCCGCTAGGCCAGGGCGGCACGGACTTCGCCGCTACTGGCCACCGCCGATCAACCGCGCCGGATTGTCGTACAGCACTTTCCGCGTCCACTCATCGCCGAGCCCGAAACTGTCAATCGCCTCGAGCTGATGCACGAACGGATACGGGATATTCGGAAAGTCCGAGCCGAGAACCACCTTGTCGCCGAGACCTGCGAGCCGCCCGCGCTCGGCCGCCGGGAACGGATGCATTCGTTCGGTGAAGTCGGTGAACACCATCGTCGTATCCAGGTACACATTCTCGTACCGCTCGGCGAAATCGATAAACGCCGCGTATTCGGGCATCCCCATGTGCGCCGCGACGAGGGCGAGTTTCGGGAACCGCCGCAGCACATCGGCGATCGGCTCGGGCCCGGTATGGTTCCCCGGCTCGGGTCCAGAACCAGCATGTATGACGACGGGCAGCCGCGAATCGGAGAGTACGCCCCACACCGGATCGAGTAATCGGTCGGCGGGATCGTAGCCCCCGACCTGCACGTGGGCCTTGAAGATCTGCGCGCCGGAATCGATCGCGGCCGCGACGTAGTCTCCGGCGCCATCCTCGGGATAGAAGGTCGCCGAATGCGCGCAGTCCGGGGTCCGGGCGGCGAAGTCCGTGGCCCACTCGTTGAGCCACTGCGCCATCTGCGGCTTATGGGGATAGAGAAGGGAAGTGAAGCGGAGAACGCCGAGCTCTCGCAGGCGCTCGACCCGCTCGGCCTCGCCGAATCGGTATGCCACCGGCCAGGGCACCCCGGTGAGACGCTCGGCGTGGTCGAAATAGTTCCACACCTTGTCGAGCACGTTCTGTGGCATGAAGTGAGTGTGGACGTCGATCACGCCGGGGATGCCGAGGCGCTCGCACAATGCGCGGACACGGCCCACCTCGTCGGCGGGGAGCTCGACGCCGGCCGGCGCGCGTTCGTTGTCTGCCGAATTAGAGGACATCACCTCTCCAAGTCTCCCAGTTTCCCGCAGCGGCGTCACCGTTTTCGCGCGCCCGGTGCACGCCTGCCGTTGCTAGTGTCTAGGAATGCCTGCAGGTGAGATCCGCGAAGACTTCGCCGTGCTCGTGGCGCTGGGCGAACGCCTCGGGGACCCGGACCGCGTAGTGGACGTCGGTGCCACGCCGTCATCCTATATATTCGCCGTTAACAGTAGAGCGCGGAACATAGGCCCTACCCAGGAAGAGTTGCTAGGGTTCCGGGGTGTTTTATGACGACGTAGGCAGCGGCTTCGCCAGGCGGTACCGACCGCTGGTGGTCTTCGCGCTGCTCGCGTACGGATTCGTCTTGCTCGTGGCGACGATCCTCAAGCGGTACCTGACCATCGGCAGCCTGTGGCGGCCGAACGAGGTGCACGTCCGCACGCTCGAGCTCGTGCCGTTCGACGACTTCTTCCAGGACAAGTGGATCGGCGGCATCGCGATCGACACGATCGGCAACGTCGCCCTTTTCGTGCCGTTCGGAATTCTGGCCTACATTCTGCTCGTGCGCCGGTCCGCAGCGGTTCGGCGCACCGCGCTCGTGGGC
It encodes the following:
- a CDS encoding amidohydrolase family protein, which encodes MSSNSADNERAPAGVELPADEVGRVRALCERLGIPGVIDVHTHFMPQNVLDKVWNYFDHAERLTGVPWPVAYRFGEAERVERLRELGVLRFTSLLYPHKPQMAQWLNEWATDFAARTPDCAHSATFYPEDGAGDYVAAAIDSGAQIFKAHVQVGGYDPADRLLDPVWGVLSDSRLPVVIHAGSGPEPGNHTGPEPIADVLRRFPKLALVAAHMGMPEYAAFIDFAERYENVYLDTTMVFTDFTERMHPFPAAERGRLAGLGDKVVLGSDFPNIPYPFVHQLEAIDSFGLGDEWTRKVLYDNPARLIGGGQ
- a CDS encoding VanZ family protein: MFYDDVGSGFARRYRPLVVFALLAYGFVLLVATILKRYLTIGSLWRPNEVHVRTLELVPFDDFFQDKWIGGIAIDTIGNVALFVPFGILAYILLVRRSAAVRRTALVGFVVSLTIEISQYIFALGYTDVDDLILNTLGAFVGALLARAFGPRWFGLWTGLTLVTCIVFIAATVALQASDSVGAT